CACCATCGCGGTTGAGCACCACGAAGGCTTTGCTGCCATGCGCTGTCATCAACTGGTCCAGGTGCTCGCGGCAGGCGCACAGGACCTCCTCCTCGGCCGTGCCCGGGCGCACCCGCAGGCCATGTTCGGCATGGGCAAAAACCACGCCCTGTTCGGCCAGGGTGGCGGCGAGGTCATCGTGATGGGTCAGCACCTTGTTCGGCAGCTCCGGGCTGGAAGTGTGAAAAACGCTGAGAATGCTCATCAGGGGCGGGTCCTGGTCGTTTGCGAACAAAGGGCAATGATAACGGCTGCGGCCAAGGCTGCGGCGCTGGCCATACCAAAGGTGAAGGTGGGCCCCAGCAGTTTCCAGCTATAGCCCGAATACAACGCCCCCAGCGCCCCGCCGGTGCCGGACAGCGCCGCATACAGCGCCTGGCCCTGGCCCTGCTGACGAGCGCCGAAGCTGGCCTGGACGAACGCGATGCTGGCAGCGTGGAAGCAGCCGAAGGTGGCCGCGTGCAGCAGCTGGGCGAATACCAGCACTGCCGGCTCGCCGGCCAGGTTGCCCAGCAACAGCCAGCGCAGCGCCGCCAGCACGAAGCTGGCCAACAGCACCCGCTGCACGGAAAAGCGCGCGAAAATCCGGCTCATGAACATGAACACCAGCACTTCAGCGACTACCCCAAGCGCCCACAACAAGCCGATGGCACCACGGCTGTAGCCCAGGTGTTCGAGGTGCAGGGTGAGGAAGGTGTAGTACGGCCCGTGGCTGAGTTGCATCAACGCCACGCAGGCGTAGAACGCGATCACCCCGGGGGCACGCAGTTGCTGCAGGAAGCCACCGGCGCTGCGGCGCTCGCCCTGTTCCAGCGGTTGTGCATTGGGCACCCACAGGCTGGCGGCGACGATCCCGGCCATGATCGTGACCAGGGCCACCGGGTAGATATCCAGGCTCAGCCACTCGAACAGCCGGCCCAGGCCGACCACAGTGAGGATGAAGCCGATCGAGCCCCACAGGCGCACCTGGCTGTAGCGGGCGGTTTGCCCGTGCAGGTGGGCCAGGGTGATGACCTCGAACTGTGGCAGCACCGCGTGCCAGAAGAACGCATGCAAAGCCATGACCAGCGCCAGCCAGGCATAGCTCTTGCCGAAGAAGATCAGGGCGAAGGTGGCCAGGGTCGACAACGCGCCCAGGCGCACGATCAGCAAGCGCTGGCCGCTGCGATCGCCCAGCCAGCCCCACAGGTTGGGGGCGACGCAACGCATGAGCATGGGGATGGCCACCAGTTCGCCGATACGCGCCGGGGAGAAGCCCAGGTGGTCGAAATACAACGCCAGGAACGGGGCGGTGGAGCCGAGCAGGGCGAAGTAGAACAGGTAGAAGCTGGACAGGCGCCAGTAGGGGATTGGTTGCTGCATGGGATGCCCTTGTGGGGACCTGTGCCGGCCTCTTCGCGGGCGCGCCCGCTCCCACAGGGAACCCACAGACTCTGAAAGCGGTGATGAACCTGTGGGAGCGGGCATGCCCGCGAAGAGGCCGGTACTGGCGAATCAGAGCTGGCCCAGCACCGGGGTGTCCACTTTCACATCGGCATTCTGCGCACGGTGGCGCAGCAGATGGTCCATCAGCGCAATGGCCATCATCGCCTCGGCGATCGGCGTGGCACGGATGCCCACGCACGGGTCGTGGCGGCCCTTGGTGATGACGTCTACCGGGTTGCCGTCGATGTCGATGGAGCGGCCCGGGGTGGTAATGCTGGAGGTCGGTTTCAGCGCCAGGTGGGCAACGATCGGCTGGCCCGAAGAGATGCCACCGAGGATGCCGCCAGCGTTGTTGCTGAGGAAGCCTTGCGGAGTCAGCTCATCACGGTGTTCCGTACCGCGCTGGGCCACGCAGGCGAAGCCGGCACCGATTTCCACACCCTTGACTGCGTTGATGCTCATCAGCGCGTGGGCCAGCTCGGCATCCAGGCGGTCGAAGATCGGCTCGCCCAGGCCCGGCATCACACCTTCGGCGACCACGGTGATCCTGGCGCCCACCGAATCCTGGTCGCGGCGCAGCTGGTCCATGTAGGCCTCCAGCTCCGGCACCTTGCTCGGGTCGGGGCTGAAGAAGGTGTTCTGTTCCACCGACTCCCAGCTCTTGAACGGGATTTCGATCGGACCCAGCTGGCTCATGTAGCCACGCACGCTGATGCCCTGGGTGGCCAGGTACTTCTTGGCGATGGCGCCGGCGGCCACGCGCATGGCAGTTTCGCGGGCCGAGCTGCGGCCACCGCCGCGGTAGTCGCGGATGCCGTACTTGTGGTGGTAGGTGTAGTCGGCATGGGCCGGGCGGAACAGGTCCTTGATCGCCGAA
Above is a genomic segment from Pseudomonas oryzicola containing:
- a CDS encoding MFS transporter, whose amino-acid sequence is MQQPIPYWRLSSFYLFYFALLGSTAPFLALYFDHLGFSPARIGELVAIPMLMRCVAPNLWGWLGDRSGQRLLIVRLGALSTLATFALIFFGKSYAWLALVMALHAFFWHAVLPQFEVITLAHLHGQTARYSQVRLWGSIGFILTVVGLGRLFEWLSLDIYPVALVTIMAGIVAASLWVPNAQPLEQGERRSAGGFLQQLRAPGVIAFYACVALMQLSHGPYYTFLTLHLEHLGYSRGAIGLLWALGVVAEVLVFMFMSRIFARFSVQRVLLASFVLAALRWLLLGNLAGEPAVLVFAQLLHAATFGCFHAASIAFVQASFGARQQGQGQALYAALSGTGGALGALYSGYSWKLLGPTFTFGMASAAALAAAVIIALCSQTTRTRP
- the aroC gene encoding chorismate synthase; translated protein: MSGNTYGKLFTVTTAGESHGPALVAIVDGCPPGLEISLADLQHDLDRRKPGTSRHTTQRQEADEVEILSGVFEGRTTGCSIGLLIRNTDQKSKDYSAIKDLFRPAHADYTYHHKYGIRDYRGGGRSSARETAMRVAAGAIAKKYLATQGISVRGYMSQLGPIEIPFKSWESVEQNTFFSPDPSKVPELEAYMDQLRRDQDSVGARITVVAEGVMPGLGEPIFDRLDAELAHALMSINAVKGVEIGAGFACVAQRGTEHRDELTPQGFLSNNAGGILGGISSGQPIVAHLALKPTSSITTPGRSIDIDGNPVDVITKGRHDPCVGIRATPIAEAMMAIALMDHLLRHRAQNADVKVDTPVLGQL